From a region of the Alnus glutinosa chromosome 1, dhAlnGlut1.1, whole genome shotgun sequence genome:
- the LOC133859990 gene encoding exopolygalacturonase-like, with amino-acid sequence MAIAGGARVLAILLVCLELAFCEAQGPENAPAHSPGGVTDTPAHPPGGVAGAPAHPPGSVANAPGGVAYALAHPPGGVADAPAHPPGGVPGAPAHPPSSVADAPGGVADAPDGKADAATYLLNTMADVRGHPQAVADTFAHSLTATKLKGRNYDIPDPSEKIFNVLQFGAKSDGRKDCAQSFIKAWRATCDFKGRSRLVIPGGTFVLSQVVFGGPCSGPGPKIVQVIGTLKATTDISEYSSPEWFLFESITGLVVTGRGTFDGRGDAVWKYNDCKNNQNCVQLPSNIKFRKVTDGIIRGITSLNSKGKHMFITECEKMRVLRIHITAPEDSPNTDGIHISNSNNVRVARTAIATGDDCIAIIAGATNVMVNKLTCGPGHGISVGSLGKYPNERDVSGITVKDCTFTGTDNGIRIKTWAGSPPSAASSMLFQNLIMNDVRFPIIIDQDYCSATSCSNKGPSRVKISNVHYINIRGTSTTAIPVKLMCSKQFPCQDVQLVDIDLKYKGAATSTCDNAKVRYSGKQNPPPCK; translated from the exons ATGGCCATTGCTGGAGGAGCTCGCGTACTTGCCATTCTTCTTGTGTGCCTTGAATTGGCCTTCTGCGAGGCCCAAGGTCCGGAGAATGCACCTGCTCATTCTCCGGGTGGCGTGACGGATACACCTGCTCATCCTCCGGGTGGTGTAGCAGGTGCACCTGCTCATCCTCCAGGTAGTGTGGCGAATGCTCCTGGTGGTGTGGCGTATGCGCTTGCTCATCCTCCGGGTGGTGTGGCGGATGCACCTGCTCATCCTCCGGGTGGTGTACCGGGTGCGCCTGCTCATCCTCCAAGTAGTGTGGCGGATGCTCCTGGTGGTGTGGCGGATGCTCCGGATGGTAAGGCGGATGCAGCTACTTATCTTCTCAATACTATGGCGGATGTACGTGGTCATCCTCAGGCTGTGGCAGATACATTTGCTCATTCTCTCACTGCTACTAAATTAAAAGGTCGGAATTATGACATTCCAGATCCTTCTGAGAAAATCTTTAACGTATTACAATTTGGAGCCAAATCTGACGGAAGGAAAGATTGCGCCCAG TCTTTCATTAAAGCATGGCGTGCCACATGCGACTTTAAGGGAAGATCCAGGCTTGTCATTCCTGGAGGGACTTTCGTACTATCTCAGGTTGTGTTTGGAGGGCCTTGCAGCGGCCCAGGTCCCAAAATTGTTCAAGTTATAGGGACCCTGAAAGCAACAACTGATATCAGTGAATATTCTTCCCCTGAATGGTTCTTGTTTGAATCCATAACTGGCTTGGTAGTAACAGGAAGAGGCACCTTTGATGGGCGAGGCGATGCTGTTTGGAAATACAATGACTGTAAGAATAACCAGAACTGCGTTCAACTCCCATCT AACATAAAGTTCAGGAAGGTTACAGATGGAATTATAAGAGGCATCACTTCTCTTAATAGCAAAGGAAAACACATGTTCATCACTGAATGCGAGAAGATGAGAGTACTAAGGATTCACATAACTGCCCCCGAAGACAGCCCGAACACTGATGGCATCCATATTAGCAACTCCAACAATGTGAGAGTAGCTAGAACTGCCATTGCCACAGGTGATGATTGCATCGCTATTATCGCCGGAGCCACCAACGTTATGGTCAACAAATTAACCTGTGGCCCCGGACATGGCATTAG TGTGGGAAGCCTTGGCAAGTACCCCAACGAGCGGGATGTGAGTGGCATCACTGTGAAAGATTGCACCTTTACAGGCACAGATAATGGGATTAGAATCAAAACATGGGCGGGATCGCCTCCAAGTGCGGCGTCGAGCATGCTTTTCCAGAACCTTATCATGAACGACGTTAGGTTCCCCATCATCATAGACCAAGACTACTGCTCAGCAACAAGTTGTTCGAACAAAGGG CCATCGCGTGTAAAAATCAGCAACGTTCATTACATTAACATTAGGGGAACCTCAACGACAGCTATTCCAGTAAAGCTCATGTGTAGCAAGCAGTTTCCATGCCAAGATGTTCAGTTAGTTGACATAGATCTCAAGTACAAGGGAGCTGCCACCTCTACATGCGACAATGCAAAAGTCCGGTACAGTGGCAAACAAAACCCACCACCTTGCAAATAG